TCGACGTTGCGGTCACGACCGTCGGCGTCGGCCGCCGGCGTCATCGACACATACAACTGCTCGCGGATCTGGCTGATCAGCGGCGACGTCTCGGTGACGAGACGATAGGCCAGCTCCATCAGCATTTCCGACGGACCGGTTTCGCCGCTGTGCAGGCCGCCCATGAAGTGGTAGTGCGGCTTCGTATCGGCCAGCACCGCTTTCACCTGGGCCTCGGTCATACCGCGCGGGTCGGCAATCTTCGCGAGGTTTTTCCGGTTCTGGTCGAGACGCTGCATGTTCGCCTCGGACGAGATCCAGACCACGACGAGCTCACGACCTTCGTCGGAGCGACCGATGGTTTCGATCTTCACGCGCGGCGACGCCGCAGCGAGCGCGCGATAGTATTTCAGCTGATCGGCGTAGTACGTGAGCTTGCGCGGCGCGCCGATGTGATACCCCAGCACATCGCGCGGCGTCGGGATCCCCGCCACCAACGGCAGGTGATCCACCAGCGGGCTGCCATGCTTTGCATTGGCCAGCCACTCCTGGTAGTTCTGGGCGAACGTCGGATCCTGCTTCTGATTGGGATCGCGCGCTTCGGTCGTGAGCTGCTGGGCAGCCAACGAGGCGAAGGGCGCGAATCCGAGCAGCAGCGCGTGGCGCGTTAGCGCCTGGCGCACGGCTCGGAAACGGGGGAGACCGACGTTCACGGGGAAGCTCCGAAAAAGTATGGAGTATGGAGTACGGAGTAGGGCGTACGGAGTAGGGCGGATGCGACTACGGGGCACCGAGACCGCTGTCTCCGTACCCCGTACTTCTTACTCCCTACTTCGCCGTTACGTTAAAACCAATCCTGCAACCACGTCTTCACGCGGGTGGCCAGCTTGTCGACACCGGCGCCCGTCAGTGATGGGCGGCGCGCGATCACACCGCCAAGCGCCACGCGATGAGCGCCGTACAGGGCCAGACCGACCGCCGTGGCGAAGCGCGGTTCGGCGATCTGCTCAACGAGTCCGCCGACTTTGTCGCCCGGGACACCCACGCGTACGCCAAGCCCGAACACGTCGGCGGCGAGCTCGCTCACGCCCTCGAGCGCGGCACCGCCACCCGTGAGGACAATGCCCGCATTCAGCCGACCGGCGAACCCCGCAGTCTGCACCTCGCGCTGCACCTTGTCGAAGATCTCGTCCATGCGCTGATGAATGATGTGCGTCATCAGTTCCCGCGAGATGTGCCGCTCGCCGTGCGACGCCGACGCCGGCATGGCGATCACCTGCTCGGCATCCACCATCGGCTCGTACGCGCAGCCGTAGGCTTCCTTGAGCTGTTCGGCATCGTTGTTCGTGATCCCGAGTCCCTGCACGAGATCACTCGTGACGGCGTTGCCGCCGTACGGGATCGTGCCGAGATGCCGGATCTTCCCCTCGTGAAACACGGCGAGATCGGTCGTACCGGCGCCGAGTTCGAGCAGGATGACGCCGAGTTCCTTCTCTTCTTCGGTGAGCACCGCCAGCGCACTGGCCAGCGGCTCGAGCACGAGCTCGCGCGTTTTGTAGCCGGCGCGTTCGATACTCTTGCGCAGATTCATCGCTGGCGAGCTGCCGATCGTGACGAGATACATCTCCGTCTCGAGGCGCGTGCCGATCATTCCCACGGGATCGCGGATCCCATCGGTCTTGTCGACGCGATACTCCTGCGGGATCGCGTGCAACAGCTCACGGTCCTGCGGAATCGCCATCGCGCGCGCGACTTCATTCACGCGATCGACATCGGTGCGCATGATCTCGTTGCCACTGATCGCCACGACACCCGTGGAGCACATCGCGCGCACGTGTTCTCCGGCGATGCCGACGTACAGCGATTCCGGGGACACGCCGGCCACGCGACTGGCCTCCTCGACCGCTTTCCGGATGCTGTGTGTGGCCTCCTCGATGTCGGAGACGACACCCCGTCGCAAGCCCATCGTGCGGGTGTTCCCTACCCCGAGCACGCGCAGCGTCGGCGTGCGCGGCAGATCGCCGTGCACCGCCGCGACGATAGCGGTAGTGTGCGCGGTGCCGATATCGAGGGCGGCGACAATGGGTTCGGAAGTCATGGCTGTCTGGCGATCACCTGGTCACGGAAGCGGAGGTCCAGCTCCACCGCACGCAGATGATTCCGCGCGAGGTCCGCTTCCACAGGTAATATGTCCTTGAACCGCGCTACGGTCACGTCGGAGCTGGTTCGCACGGTGACGCCGCCCAGTTTGAAGCGCATTTCGTCCGTTCCGGCCCGCTCGCCGTGCGAAACGCGGGCATAGAGTCGCGGCGCATCCTTGCGCAGACCGTCCAACAGGTGCAAGAGCGAGCTATCGGCCGAGGCGGCGACGGGCACGTCCAGCGGATACCTCGCGGGGTCTATCGGCAGGGGACGCCCGGTGGCATCGGCCGGCTCGAGCCGTCCCTTGCGCGGCACGTAGGCCACTGGCTCCCGCTCGACGACGCGAATCAGCAGGGTCCCCGGCAGCTGCCGCTCGACGGCGACCGACGCGACCATCGGGTGCGCCGCGATGCGCTCGACCAGCGGCTCCAACGGCTGCCACACAGACTGCAAGGTGTCCACCTTGAGCCGCGCAATCAGCTCTGTCGGACGAGCATAGCGCACGCCTTCGAACACCACGCGACGGGCGTGGAAGTAGTCGAGTCGCGCCAGCGCGAGGGGGCCCCACCACGGTGCGCCCACCACGACGCCAACCGCCAGCAGAAATCCAACGGCCCGCACCCAGCGCAGCCAGGTGGGGCGAGCGGCCTTCGCTGTCGCCTTCGGCGACGTTTTCTTGGCCGACGACGTACCAGGCTCGAACGCGGCGGTGGCCATCAGCGGCGCAGCGCCTCGAGCAGCTCAGGTCCCGTCTTGGTGATATCACCGGCGCCCATGGTCACGACCACGTCGCCGTCGCGAACGACGGCACGCAGTGCGGCCGCCGCGTCGCTTCGCGGGCCCTGCCACTCCAGCACACCCGCCATGACGCGATCGCCAATGAGCGCCGAGGTGACCGTGGGATCGGGGGCTTCCCGCGCGCCATAGATGTCGCACAGCAACAGCACATCGGCCGCACTCAGCGCATCGGCGAAATCGATTTGCAGATCGCGCGTGCGCGAATACAAGTGCGGCTGAAAGGCGAGCACGAGTCGACGGCCGGGGAAAGCGTGGCGCGCCGCGGCAATCGTGGCGCGCACCTCGGTGGGGTGGTGCGCATAGTCATCGACCACATCGATGCCCTGCACTGATCCGAGGCGTTGAAAACGGCGCTCGACGCCGCGAAAGGCGGCGAGTCCCGGCGCCATGCTCGCGACCGTACACCCGAGGGCGAGTCCGGCGCCGAGGGCGGCGAGCGCGTTGCGTACGTTGTGGATTCCCGGCACCGACAACTGCACCAGTCCCAGGTCTTCGCCGTCGAACCGCGCCTGAAAGCGTGCGCCCATCGCGTCGAGCACGAGATCACCGGCGACGAGCCGCGCATCAGCGGCGTGCGACGACGGAGCGGCACCGGGCGCGGTGGCGCTGTAGGCAATGACCTCGTGACGCGACGCAATGCGCAGGGCCATCGCGCCGTCGTCATCGGCGCAGCGGACCACGACGCGCGCCGGCGTGAGGTACTGCTCGAACGTGCGCATGATGTCGTCGAGATCGCGATAGATGTCGAGATGATCGGCTTCGACATTGAGCACGACGGCGACGGCGGGATCGAGCGCGAGGAACGAGCGATCATATTCATCGGCTTCGACCACGTACGTGTCGCCACCGAGCCGCAGATTTCCGGCCCAGAGCTCGACACGTCCTCCCACCACGCCGGTGGGTTCGCGACCAGCGGCGGCGAGCGCTTCGGTCGTCATCACCGTCGTCGTGGTTTTGCCGTGCGTGCCGGCGATCCCGACCAGCGTACCACCACTGACCGCATCGGCCAGCGCTTCGGCGCGACGGACGAGGGGGATACCGGCGTTACGCGCGGCGACCATCTCCGGATGAGACGCCGCGATCGCCGAGGAGTAGACGACCGCGCGCGAGCCGGCGACCAGCGCAGCATCGTGCGCGGCGACGGCGATCCCGTAGCGCGCGAGATCGGGCGCCCCCGCCGGATTCGCGTCAGTGCCCTGAATGCGCACGCCGCGACGAGCGAGCAGTTCAGCCAGCGCACTCATGCCAGCACCGGCGATCCCGATGAAATGCACCGGACGCGGGTCGCTGCGATCGAGCAGAATGGCGGCCGTCAGCGACGGAGCGCGGGTGCCGGATTCGGCGTTATCGGGGCGTGTAGGCGGCGCAGACATGGCTTCAATATGGCGACGCAATCAACCGATCCCCACGGCATCGAGGCCGAGGGTCATGATGACCGATCGGGCGATGTCGGCGGCGGCACCGGGACGGGCTCGCTGCAGCGCGGCGTGGTGCATGGCGGCCCGTGCCGCCGAGTCGTCCCGCAGCGATCGCACCGCGGCGTCGAGCGACGCGACGGTAAAATCGTGCTGCGGCACATAGCGCGCGGCGCCCGATGCCTGCGTCGCCTTGGCGTTGTGCGTCTGGTGATCCTGCGCGGCGCTTGGCAACGGGACCAAGAGCGACGGAATGCCCCAGGCGCACAACTCGGCGATCGTCAGCGCACCGGCGCGCGTGACCGCGAGATCGGCGGCGGCGTAGGCGTCCGCTATCGGCGCGAGGTACGGACGGACCCGCACCATGCCGGATTCACGGTCGAGATACGCTGCCGCCTGCTGCTTCCCCGTTGCCCAGATCACGGCGACCCCGTCGGGAAGTCCTTGCGCAGTCCACGCCGCGACCACGTCGTTCAAGGCACGTGCGCCCTGACTGCCGCCCACCACGAGCACGACGAAGGCGTCGTGAGGCAGTGCCCACACGCCGCGCGCCTCAGCCCGCGAGCGAGGCGATGCCGGCGGCGGTTCAATCGGACATCCCAACGGCAGCACCTGCGTCTGTGGGCCGACCGAGAGCCGATTCGCGGCTTCAGGAAAGCCGAGGAACAGCGACTTCGCGCCCTTCGCGAAGGTGCGTGTCGTCAGCCCCGGATGCGAATCAGGCTCGTGCAGCATGGTGGGTACGCCATGCGCGCGTCCCCACGCCAACGCGACGCCCGCGGCGTAACCGCCGGTGCCTATGACGGCCCGCGGTGCATTCGATGCCGCGAGTTGCGTGATCTCGCGCCACGCACCGAAAGCGCCCACGATCGTGCGCCAGTTCTTCCAGGGCGCCTGACGATACAGCGGATGCAGGTCGAGCAGCGTGAACGCGAACTCCGTGGTCGGCAGCACATCGCGTTCGATCCCGCGACGCGCACCGATGAAGTGTGGCGCGACATGCGGCGCCTGCTTCACCAACGCGCGGGCAATCGCGAGTCCGGGGTACAAGTGCCCACCGGTGCCGCCGCCCGCAAAGAAGACACGGGTCGCACGAGACGGCGTCATGCCATCGCGACCAGCGGGTCGGTGGCGGTGGCGCCGTACACGCGCTCGCGGTCACTGCCGATGTTCACGAGGATG
This region of Gemmatimonas groenlandica genomic DNA includes:
- the ftsA gene encoding cell division protein FtsA produces the protein MTSEPIVAALDIGTAHTTAIVAAVHGDLPRTPTLRVLGVGNTRTMGLRRGVVSDIEEATHSIRKAVEEASRVAGVSPESLYVGIAGEHVRAMCSTGVVAISGNEIMRTDVDRVNEVARAMAIPQDRELLHAIPQEYRVDKTDGIRDPVGMIGTRLETEMYLVTIGSSPAMNLRKSIERAGYKTRELVLEPLASALAVLTEEEKELGVILLELGAGTTDLAVFHEGKIRHLGTIPYGGNAVTSDLVQGLGITNNDAEQLKEAYGCAYEPMVDAEQVIAMPASASHGERHISRELMTHIIHQRMDEIFDKVQREVQTAGFAGRLNAGIVLTGGGAALEGVSELAADVFGLGVRVGVPGDKVGGLVEQIAEPRFATAVGLALYGAHRVALGGVIARRPSLTGAGVDKLATRVKTWLQDWF
- a CDS encoding cell division protein FtsQ/DivIB, which translates into the protein MATAAFEPGTSSAKKTSPKATAKAARPTWLRWVRAVGFLLAVGVVVGAPWWGPLALARLDYFHARRVVFEGVRYARPTELIARLKVDTLQSVWQPLEPLVERIAAHPMVASVAVERQLPGTLLIRVVEREPVAYVPRKGRLEPADATGRPLPIDPARYPLDVPVAASADSSLLHLLDGLRKDAPRLYARVSHGERAGTDEMRFKLGGVTVRTSSDVTVARFKDILPVEADLARNHLRAVELDLRFRDQVIARQP
- the murC gene encoding UDP-N-acetylmuramate--L-alanine ligase; the protein is MSAPPTRPDNAESGTRAPSLTAAILLDRSDPRPVHFIGIAGAGMSALAELLARRGVRIQGTDANPAGAPDLARYGIAVAAHDAALVAGSRAVVYSSAIAASHPEMVAARNAGIPLVRRAEALADAVSGGTLVGIAGTHGKTTTTVMTTEALAAAGREPTGVVGGRVELWAGNLRLGGDTYVVEADEYDRSFLALDPAVAVVLNVEADHLDIYRDLDDIMRTFEQYLTPARVVVRCADDDGAMALRIASRHEVIAYSATAPGAAPSSHAADARLVAGDLVLDAMGARFQARFDGEDLGLVQLSVPGIHNVRNALAALGAGLALGCTVASMAPGLAAFRGVERRFQRLGSVQGIDVVDDYAHHPTEVRATIAAARHAFPGRRLVLAFQPHLYSRTRDLQIDFADALSAADVLLLCDIYGAREAPDPTVTSALIGDRVMAGVLEWQGPRSDAAAALRAVVRDGDVVVTMGAGDITKTGPELLEALRR
- a CDS encoding UDP-N-acetylglucosamine--N-acetylmuramyl-(pentapeptide) pyrophosphoryl-undecaprenol N-acetylglucosamine transferase codes for the protein MTPSRATRVFFAGGGTGGHLYPGLAIARALVKQAPHVAPHFIGARRGIERDVLPTTEFAFTLLDLHPLYRQAPWKNWRTIVGAFGAWREITQLAASNAPRAVIGTGGYAAGVALAWGRAHGVPTMLHEPDSHPGLTTRTFAKGAKSLFLGFPEAANRLSVGPQTQVLPLGCPIEPPPASPRSRAEARGVWALPHDAFVVLVVGGSQGARALNDVVAAWTAQGLPDGVAVIWATGKQQAAAYLDRESGMVRVRPYLAPIADAYAAADLAVTRAGALTIAELCAWGIPSLLVPLPSAAQDHQTHNAKATQASGAARYVPQHDFTVASLDAAVRSLRDDSAARAAMHHAALQRARPGAAADIARSVIMTLGLDAVGIG